The genomic region TGATTACTATTTCCTGGAAATGCCAAAAAATATATTTTGATGGCGCCTCTTCATACATGGTTTACTATGAGGCTGACAGTAGAAGCCGGCGGCTTAACCCTGCAGAACCCGACCATCCTGGCGGCAGGCATCCTGGGCACAACTGGAGCGTCGCTTAAAAGGGTGGCATCGATGGGGGCGGGGGCAGTCGTCACCAAGTCAATCGGCGTCGAGCCCAGATACGGGCACCCCAACCCATCGATGATAAAGCTCGAATGCGGGTATATAAATGCCATGGGGTTGCCGAACCCTTCATACAGGGAATTCTTGCAGGAGCTGGAGGTAGCAAGGCAGGCGGGCGTGCCGGTCATCGCAAGCATATTCGGGGCCAACGAGGCCGAGTTCAGGGAGGTGGCGGAAGGGCTTCCTGGCGCTTCAGCTTACGAGCTTAACGTGAGCTGCCCGCACGCTAAAGGATACGGGATGCAGCTTGGCACCGACCCGGCGCTCGTGGAGGCGGTAACGCGGGCCGTGAAAGGCGCAGTCGACGTGCCGGTATGGGTTAAATTGACCCCGAATGTCACG from Methanocella conradii HZ254 harbors:
- a CDS encoding dihydroorotate dehydrogenase, coding for MRLTVEAGGLTLQNPTILAAGILGTTGASLKRVASMGAGAVVTKSIGVEPRYGHPNPSMIKLECGYINAMGLPNPSYREFLQELEVARQAGVPVIASIFGANEAEFREVAEGLPGASAYELNVSCPHAKGYGMQLGTDPALVEAVTRAVKGAVDVPVWVKLTPNVTDITAIGRAAQDGGADAVVAINTVKAMTIDIDSGYPILGNISGGLSGPAIKPIAVKCVYELYEALDIPVIGVGGISNWADAVEFLMAGASAVEIGSAVYDGLEVFASVSMGLSDYLERKNMKLEDLVGLSHRVVKHEAHKC